Proteins encoded together in one Thermoanaerobaculia bacterium window:
- a CDS encoding cytochrome C oxidase subunit II, translating to MHVHRLEKRWAAIAVLLVAVMIGIVVYTAVAMGIHPPSNVETIDSTRLHLTPEFAEDHLGVRREKDGTVVARLVMARFHVVPQELTLPAGTPIVIRAASADVLHGLHVAGTNIGTQVVPGYVSEVRTTIDFDSVAKAGVRNPDGSVTVPLFCNEYCGLGHQSMWARVRVTPR from the coding sequence GTGCACGTTCACCGGCTCGAGAAGCGCTGGGCGGCGATCGCGGTTCTCCTCGTCGCGGTGATGATCGGCATCGTCGTCTACACGGCGGTCGCCATGGGCATCCACCCTCCGAGCAACGTCGAGACGATCGACTCGACCCGGCTGCACCTGACGCCCGAGTTCGCGGAGGACCATCTCGGCGTGCGCCGGGAGAAGGACGGCACCGTCGTCGCCCGCCTCGTCATGGCGCGCTTTCACGTCGTGCCGCAGGAGCTCACGCTGCCGGCCGGAACGCCGATCGTCATCCGCGCCGCGAGCGCCGACGTGCTGCACGGCCTGCACGTCGCCGGCACGAACATCGGCACCCAGGTCGTCCCCGGCTACGTCTCGGAGGTGCGCACGACGATCGACTTCGATTCGGTCGCGAAGGCCGGGGTGCGCAATCCCGACGGCAGCGTGACGGTCCCGCTCTTCTGCAACGAATACTGCGGCCTCGGACACCAGTCGATGTGGGCCCGCGTGCGGGTGACGCCCCGATGA
- a CDS encoding sulfite exporter TauE/SafE family protein produces the protein MPEMAVTAFLVGLAGGVHCAVMCGGLVAAFNVRPISAGGLPARRPPRGILRQLGYSGGRIASYTIAGAIAGSVGSLGLLYGRALSARLVLLLAANTMIVLLGLYLAGAGNTVAFLEKGGAVLWRALVRAGARLSPAESPLRAFAVGLAWGWIPCGLVYGVLATAAVSGSGARGAAVMGAFGLGTLPNLLAAGLAAEKLRRLTRRPRVRLAAGVFVVLLGLIGFARIPQVREHLGHGLHRMTVPVSRARAAAN, from the coding sequence ATGCCCGAGATGGCCGTCACCGCGTTTCTCGTCGGGCTCGCCGGCGGCGTCCATTGCGCGGTGATGTGCGGCGGGCTCGTCGCGGCGTTCAACGTCCGGCCGATCTCCGCCGGCGGCCTTCCCGCCCGCCGCCCGCCGCGCGGCATCCTGCGGCAGCTCGGCTACAGCGGGGGAAGGATCGCGAGCTACACGATCGCCGGCGCGATTGCCGGAAGCGTCGGAAGCCTGGGCCTCCTCTACGGCCGGGCGCTCTCCGCGCGCCTCGTGCTGCTTCTCGCGGCGAACACCATGATCGTCCTGCTCGGCCTGTACCTGGCGGGCGCCGGAAACACCGTCGCCTTCCTCGAAAAGGGAGGCGCGGTGCTCTGGCGCGCCCTCGTCCGCGCGGGAGCCCGCCTGTCCCCGGCGGAGAGTCCGCTCCGGGCGTTCGCGGTCGGCCTCGCGTGGGGCTGGATCCCCTGCGGCCTCGTCTACGGCGTGCTCGCGACGGCGGCGGTCTCCGGGAGCGGCGCGCGGGGCGCCGCCGTGATGGGCGCATTCGGTCTCGGCACGCTCCCGAACCTCCTCGCCGCCGGCCTCGCTGCGGAAAAGCTCCGCCGGCTCACGCGCCGGCCTCGCGTGCGGCTCGCCGCCGGAGTCTTCGTCGTCCTGCTCGGGCTGATCGGGTTCGCCCGGATCCCGCAGGTGCGCGAGCATCTCGGGCACGGCCTCCACCGGATGACCGTCCCGGTCAGCCGCGCGCGAGCCGCAGCGAATTGA